Proteins encoded in a region of the Pseudomonas syringae KCTC 12500 genome:
- the mksE gene encoding Mks condensin complex protein MksE yields MHLDLSEMSQLAPIFRELFKGYHISRRDPELYAQLSNCQDQYRTLFKALGFELVCDTRGFYYFVPELAAAQVNKTAQRLALFTFILVEHLADQGRDPMSVLDGGSLGRDELPSMLEKYRDLFLQAEVQTPEELEEKIMRRMTQLGFASEEVGIYRFLPPMHRFLDVCLSVQQDRDLAASLHSALPLPTPVLIDDDSDEKLLETDDPLDLAEFGEETEEEALARAIADEQRQEMDT; encoded by the coding sequence ATGCATCTTGATCTATCCGAAATGTCCCAGCTCGCGCCGATCTTTCGCGAGCTGTTCAAGGGCTATCACATCAGCCGCCGCGACCCGGAGCTGTACGCTCAGCTCTCCAACTGCCAGGACCAGTACCGCACGCTGTTCAAGGCACTGGGCTTCGAACTGGTCTGCGATACGCGTGGCTTTTATTATTTCGTGCCTGAACTGGCCGCTGCGCAGGTCAACAAGACCGCCCAGCGCCTGGCACTGTTCACCTTCATCCTCGTTGAACATCTGGCAGATCAGGGCCGTGATCCCATGTCAGTGCTCGACGGTGGCAGCCTGGGCCGCGACGAGCTGCCTTCGATGCTGGAAAAGTACCGCGACCTGTTTCTCCAGGCTGAAGTACAGACCCCGGAAGAGCTCGAAGAAAAGATCATGCGGCGCATGACGCAGTTGGGCTTTGCCAGTGAGGAAGTGGGTATCTACCGCTTCCTGCCGCCGATGCACCGTTTTCTCGATGTGTGCCTGTCGGTGCAACAGGACCGCGATCTGGCCGCCAGCCTGCATAGCGCCCTGCCCCTGCCGACGCCTGTGCTCATCGATGACGACAGCGACGAAAAGCTGCTGGAAACCGATGACCCGCTGGACCTGGCTGAATTCGGCGAAGAGACCGAGGAAGAGGCGCTGGCCCGGGCAATCGCCGATGAGCAACGACAGGAGATGGACACATGA
- the mksB gene encoding Mks condensin complex protein MksB, whose protein sequence is MIEPKRVLRALAEHWALLEPLCEHFDQGTLSLSELRLQLGAQQQDSTPQDITNLLDVWIRLDILVPVAKSPNRFELNAQIHDFLSYLRREHRLGLCLEIEAYLRHLERLAGYIQDAFEVRDANDLARQLRLLDMRVRDVLKKLANDEQALVAVADRAKTSDRQIPLRQRYAEVLATWDEYVEPMIQLVNADGAFEQGVRKVENVLLRLLTEQQRLGHLVDDDMLLRTHARILEMQTSAQLTLRHARELLLPLREEARRHNAVTRGAALALSAIRRKGLDAVPQAAMPMFTRPQSTFLGSASQVEAYVYALARFEPKPARFPKASGTRKGQAPRAPRTVKEMLERCEDALPMPDLMVWLLEQEPTGETDELLYWFSRLSRDKRFARERLERREYFTREHRVSLRSFALLAAKDEQAEHSESTVHAS, encoded by the coding sequence ATGATCGAACCCAAGCGCGTTCTGCGCGCCCTTGCCGAGCACTGGGCGCTCCTTGAGCCCTTATGCGAACATTTCGACCAGGGTACGTTGAGCCTGAGCGAGCTGCGCCTGCAACTGGGCGCTCAGCAGCAGGACAGCACTCCGCAAGACATCACCAATCTGCTGGACGTGTGGATCCGTCTGGACATTCTGGTGCCCGTCGCGAAAAGCCCGAACCGTTTCGAGCTCAACGCACAGATCCATGACTTCCTGTCGTACCTGCGCCGCGAGCACCGTCTGGGCCTGTGTCTGGAAATCGAGGCCTACCTGCGCCATCTGGAGCGACTGGCCGGCTACATTCAGGACGCGTTCGAGGTTCGCGACGCCAACGACCTGGCCAGACAGCTGCGCCTGCTAGACATGCGCGTGCGCGACGTACTCAAGAAGCTCGCCAACGACGAACAGGCGCTGGTCGCCGTGGCCGACCGGGCCAAGACCAGTGACCGGCAGATCCCGTTGCGCCAGCGTTATGCCGAAGTGCTGGCGACGTGGGACGAATACGTCGAGCCGATGATTCAACTGGTCAACGCAGACGGTGCGTTCGAGCAGGGCGTGCGCAAGGTCGAGAACGTCCTGCTGCGCCTGCTGACCGAGCAACAACGTCTCGGTCATCTGGTCGACGACGACATGCTGCTGCGTACCCATGCGCGCATTCTGGAAATGCAGACCAGTGCCCAGCTGACCTTGCGCCATGCACGCGAACTGCTGCTGCCACTGCGTGAAGAAGCGCGGCGCCATAACGCCGTGACCCGCGGCGCAGCGCTGGCCTTGTCTGCCATTCGCCGCAAGGGGCTGGATGCGGTGCCTCAGGCTGCCATGCCGATGTTCACCCGTCCGCAAAGTACGTTTCTGGGCAGTGCGAGTCAGGTCGAGGCCTACGTGTATGCCCTGGCGCGCTTCGAACCCAAACCCGCCAGATTCCCCAAGGCCAGTGGCACCCGCAAGGGTCAGGCGCCACGCGCACCGCGTACGGTCAAAGAGATGCTCGAGCGCTGCGAAGATGCCTTGCCGATGCCTGACCTGATGGTCTGGTTGCTGGAGCAGGAGCCAACCGGCGAAACCGACGAGTTGCTCTACTGGTTCTCGCGCCTGTCGCGCGACAAGCGCTTCGCCCGTGAACGCCTCGAGCGTCGCGAATATTTCACCCGGGAGCACCGCGTCAGCCTGCGCTCCTTTGCCCTGCTCGCTGCAAAAGACGAGCAGGCCGAGCATTCCGAGAGCACCGTTCATGCATCTTGA
- the rimI gene encoding ribosomal protein S18-alanine N-acetyltransferase, which yields MSDAVTFRRMTEADMDAVLKIEYAAFSHPWTRGIFLDGLKSYEIWLMFEGAQQVGHGVIQVIIDEAHLLNITVKPENQGRGLGLLLLDHLMKRAYQLNARECFLELRDSNRPAYRLYENYGFNEIGRRRDYYPASDGGREDAVVMACTLLD from the coding sequence ATGAGTGATGCCGTAACCTTCCGCCGCATGACCGAAGCCGACATGGACGCAGTGCTGAAAATCGAATACGCGGCGTTCAGTCATCCCTGGACACGCGGCATCTTTCTCGACGGGCTCAAGTCCTATGAGATCTGGTTGATGTTCGAGGGCGCGCAGCAGGTCGGACACGGTGTCATTCAGGTCATCATCGACGAAGCGCACCTGCTCAACATTACGGTCAAACCTGAAAATCAGGGGCGGGGTCTTGGCCTGTTACTGCTCGACCACCTGATGAAGCGCGCTTACCAGCTCAATGCACGAGAATGCTTTCTGGAGCTGCGTGACAGCAACCGCCCAGCCTATCGTCTGTATGAAAACTACGGTTTCAATGAGATAGGCCGGCGTCGTGACTACTACCCGGCATCCGACGGCGGCCGTGAAGACGCAGTGGTCATGGCCTGCACGCTGCTGGACTGA
- the can gene encoding carbonate dehydratase translates to MNELQDLIDNNARWADAIKQEDPEFFAKLARQQTPEFLWIGCSDARVPANEIVGMLPGDLFVHRNVANVVLHTDLNCLSVIQYAVDVLKVKHILVTGHYGCGGVRASMQDRQFGLIDGWLRTIRDLYYENRELLAKLPTEEERVDRLCELNVIQQVANVGHTSIVQNAWHRGQSLSVHGCIYGIKDGRWKSLDVTISGFEQLPPQYRLRPQD, encoded by the coding sequence ATGAACGAGCTACAAGACCTGATTGATAACAATGCACGCTGGGCCGATGCGATAAAGCAGGAAGATCCTGAGTTCTTCGCCAAACTGGCCCGCCAGCAAACCCCTGAGTTCCTGTGGATCGGTTGCTCCGACGCACGCGTGCCGGCCAACGAAATCGTCGGCATGCTGCCGGGTGATCTGTTCGTTCACCGCAACGTGGCCAACGTCGTACTGCACACCGACCTTAACTGCCTGTCAGTGATTCAGTACGCAGTGGACGTGTTGAAGGTCAAACACATTCTGGTCACAGGCCACTACGGTTGCGGTGGCGTGCGTGCGTCCATGCAGGACCGCCAGTTCGGCCTGATCGACGGCTGGTTGCGCACGATTCGTGACCTGTATTACGAAAACCGCGAGTTGCTGGCCAAGCTGCCGACCGAGGAAGAGCGCGTCGACCGCCTGTGTGAATTGAATGTGATTCAGCAAGTGGCCAACGTCGGTCACACCAGCATTGTGCAGAACGCCTGGCACCGTGGGCAGAGCCTGTCTGTGCATGGCTGCATCTACGGCATCAAGGATGGCCGCTGGAAAAGCCTCGACGTGACCATCAGCGGCTTCGAGCAACTGCCGCCGCAGTACCGCCTGCGTCCGCAGGACTGA
- a CDS encoding methyl-accepting chemotaxis protein translates to MPRFLRRQATTTTLLRRFKITLRLVICFAITSLLMVALGAFCLLQMQAIRTQGEAVESGALPSIATADAIAIGLVKLRSETTRLIANADDPGAVINSKINVEQLRNEVEKGFSEYLARVQSGTEHDSIVALQDAYKAFMPGLQDQIALIEQNKLDEARMLANTMLSLQGDLMDMQVQLLRELNKQSASAAVEAAGASYEQTRIIALSAIGLVLALTLLLAWRLSVSIIHPMRQALHIASTIADGDLSEHPIPDGKDETAQLLITLGRMRTNLHSTIDQIYAAATQLSQSVQEMGSIAEASALNLQLQNTEIEQAAVAVNQMSQAAIEVAGNASNTVTESEASTRAAAQGQDKLSATILSIKELTENVLDSSHQAQGLAERTQSISSILDVIRAIANQTNLLALNAAIEAARAGEAGRGFAVVADEVRSLAQRTSASTAEIEGLISGVQQSTQQTASSLRHTATQANLTMEQAASTGEALQVIIHSTATINDRNLLIASAAEQQAQVATEVDRNLSSIRDLSSQTASGAQQTTVASNALSMLANDLNLMVQRFVL, encoded by the coding sequence ATGCCTCGTTTCCTACGTCGGCAAGCCACAACGACAACACTCTTGCGCCGCTTCAAAATCACCCTGCGCCTGGTCATCTGCTTTGCCATAACCTCCCTGTTGATGGTAGCGCTTGGCGCGTTCTGCCTGTTGCAGATGCAGGCGATCCGCACCCAGGGCGAGGCAGTCGAGAGCGGCGCCCTGCCCAGTATCGCCACCGCCGATGCCATCGCCATCGGTCTGGTCAAACTGCGCAGCGAAACCACCCGTCTGATCGCCAACGCCGACGATCCGGGCGCCGTCATCAACAGCAAGATCAATGTCGAGCAACTCAGGAACGAGGTCGAGAAAGGCTTCTCGGAATACCTGGCGCGTGTCCAGTCGGGCACTGAGCATGACTCCATTGTCGCGTTGCAGGATGCCTACAAGGCCTTCATGCCCGGTTTGCAGGATCAGATCGCGCTGATCGAGCAGAACAAGCTGGACGAGGCCAGGATGCTGGCCAACACCATGCTCTCGCTGCAAGGCGACCTGATGGACATGCAGGTGCAGCTGTTGCGGGAGCTGAACAAACAGAGTGCGTCCGCCGCCGTAGAGGCCGCAGGTGCCAGCTACGAGCAAACGCGGATCATTGCGCTGAGCGCCATTGGCCTGGTTCTGGCACTGACCCTGTTGTTGGCCTGGCGCCTGAGCGTCAGCATCATCCACCCGATGCGGCAGGCTTTACACATCGCCAGCACCATTGCCGATGGCGACCTGAGCGAGCACCCGATACCGGACGGCAAGGACGAGACCGCGCAATTGCTGATCACCCTCGGGCGCATGCGCACCAACCTGCACAGTACGATCGACCAGATCTACGCAGCGGCGACGCAGTTGTCGCAGTCGGTTCAGGAGATGGGCAGCATCGCCGAAGCCAGTGCGCTCAATCTGCAATTGCAGAACACTGAAATCGAACAGGCCGCTGTCGCGGTCAATCAGATGAGCCAGGCGGCCATCGAAGTGGCAGGTAATGCCAGCAATACCGTGACCGAATCGGAGGCATCGACCCGGGCGGCAGCACAAGGGCAGGACAAGCTGTCGGCGACCATTCTGTCGATCAAGGAGCTGACCGAAAATGTGCTGGACTCGTCGCATCAGGCGCAAGGGCTGGCCGAACGCACCCAGAGCATCAGCAGCATCCTCGATGTGATTCGCGCAATCGCCAATCAGACCAATTTACTGGCCCTGAACGCGGCTATCGAAGCGGCTCGTGCAGGCGAAGCCGGACGCGGTTTTGCCGTGGTGGCCGATGAAGTCCGCTCACTGGCGCAACGCACCAGTGCATCCACCGCGGAAATCGAAGGGCTGATCAGCGGCGTGCAGCAAAGCACCCAGCAAACCGCCAGCTCGCTGCGCCACACGGCGACGCAGGCCAACCTGACGATGGAACAGGCCGCCTCGACCGGCGAAGCCCTGCAAGTGATCATTCATTCAACCGCCACCATCAACGACCGCAACCTGCTGATTGCCAGTGCCGCCGAGCAGCAGGCCCAGGTGGCAACCGAAGTGGACCGCAACCTGAGCAGTATTCGCGACCTGTCCAGCCAGACCGCATCAGGCGCGCAGCAGACCACCGTCGCGAGTAACGCACTGTCGATGCTGGCGAATGATCTGAACCTGATGGTGCAGCGTTTCGTGTTGTGA